From the Sphingomonas suaedae genome, one window contains:
- the nuoK gene encoding NADH-quinone oxidoreductase subunit NuoK: MIGLTHYLVVSAILFTMGVLGIFMNRKNIIVILMAIELILLSVNLNLVAFSSYLGDLVGQVFAMFVLTVAAGEAAIGLAILVIYFRGRGTISVDDVNRMKG; this comes from the coding sequence GTGATCGGCCTCACGCATTACCTCGTCGTCAGCGCGATCCTGTTCACCATGGGGGTGCTCGGCATCTTCATGAACCGCAAGAACATCATCGTCATCCTGATGGCGATCGAACTGATCCTGCTGAGCGTGAACCTCAACCTCGTCGCCTTCTCGTCCTATCTCGGCGATCTGGTGGGGCAGGTGTTCGCGATGTTCGTGCTGACCGTTGCGGCGGGTGAGGCCGCGATCGGCCTCGCCATCCTCGTCATCTACTTCCGCGGCCGCGGCACGATCTCGGTCGACGACGTCAATCGGATGAAGGGCTGA
- the nuoI gene encoding NADH-quinone oxidoreductase subunit NuoI, translating to MSVAQLVRSFTLWEFVKAHALTLKYFFKPKATINYPYEKNPISPRFRGEHALRRYPNGEERCIACKLCEAICPALAITIEAEPREDGSRRTTRYDIDMTKCIYCGLCAEACPVDAIVEGPNFEFATETREELIYSKEKLLANGDRWERAIAANLAADAPYR from the coding sequence ATGAGCGTCGCCCAACTCGTCCGTTCGTTCACCCTGTGGGAATTCGTGAAGGCGCATGCCCTCACGCTGAAATATTTCTTCAAGCCCAAGGCGACGATCAACTATCCGTACGAGAAGAACCCGATCTCGCCCCGCTTCCGCGGCGAGCACGCGCTGCGCCGTTATCCCAATGGCGAAGAGCGCTGCATCGCGTGCAAGCTGTGCGAGGCGATCTGCCCGGCGCTGGCGATCACGATCGAGGCGGAGCCGCGTGAGGACGGCAGCCGCCGTACCACCCGCTACGACATCGACATGACCAAGTGCATCTATTGCGGCCTGTGCGCCGAGGCTTGCCCGGTCGATGCGATCGTCGAGGGGCCGAACTTCGAATTCGCGACCGAAACCCGTGAGGAGCTGATCTACAGCAAGGAAAAGCTGCTCGCGAACGGCGACCGCTGGGAACGCGCGATCGCCGCGAACCTTGCCGCCGATGCACCCTATCGTTAA
- a CDS encoding complex I 24 kDa subunit family protein yields the protein MADAQAIEDTPELRARWGNFAWTAENAAKAATIRARYPEGRQMSCTIPYLDLAQRQVGAETDTQGWLPIPVIEFVARELDLAVIRVLEVATFYTMFNLHPVGKYHVQVCGTTPCWLRGSDEVFAACKNRGMARGKTTPDGLFTLTEVECMGNCASAPMVQINDDNFEDLDYDRTAAILDALARGESPKAGTQEPGRHTVEPLGGPTTLTAMVSENHDYRGEW from the coding sequence ATGGCTGACGCACAAGCAATCGAAGACACTCCTGAACTCCGCGCACGCTGGGGCAATTTCGCCTGGACGGCAGAGAATGCCGCCAAGGCCGCGACCATCCGCGCGCGCTATCCCGAGGGGCGGCAGATGAGCTGCACCATCCCCTATCTCGACCTGGCGCAGCGTCAGGTCGGGGCGGAGACGGATACGCAGGGGTGGCTGCCGATCCCGGTGATCGAATTCGTCGCGCGCGAACTCGACCTGGCGGTGATCCGCGTGCTCGAGGTCGCGACCTTCTACACCATGTTCAACCTGCATCCGGTCGGCAAATATCATGTGCAGGTGTGCGGCACGACGCCGTGCTGGCTGCGCGGATCGGATGAGGTGTTCGCCGCGTGCAAGAATCGCGGCATGGCCAGGGGCAAGACGACGCCTGACGGGCTGTTCACGCTGACCGAGGTCGAGTGCATGGGCAATTGCGCGTCGGCGCCGATGGTCCAGATCAACGACGATAATTTCGAAGACCTCGACTATGATCGCACCGCCGCGATCCTCGATGCGCTGGCGCGGGGCGAGAGCCCCAAGGCGGGGACGCAGGAGCCGGGCCGTCACACCGTCGAGCCGCTGGGCGGGCCGACGACGCTGACCGCGATGGTGTCCGAGAACCACGACTATCGGGGGGAATGGTGA
- the nuoH gene encoding NADH-quinone oxidoreductase subunit NuoH, with amino-acid sequence MTAFFQSLGMSFEWAWFVATIAGILLIALPLMLAVAMIIYADRKIWAAIALRRGPNVVGPLGLLQSFADGLKVFLQETIIPSSANKGLFLLAPIITFTVALIVWAVIPFQAGVVLSNINVGLLYILAASSLGVYGVILAGWASNSKYPFYSAIRAAAQMVSYEVSIGFVLIAVVLWAGTFNLSGIVNAQQGHVLGIFNGFGFNPLLFPMAVVFLISALAETARAPFDLTEAESELVAGYQTEYSSMAFALYWLGEYANVILMCTLNAVLFWGGYLPPIDWAPLYAVPGIIWLFIKILVFFFIFSWIKATVPRYRYDQLMRLGWKIFLPLSLFFVFAVSGWLMIQRVGL; translated from the coding sequence GTGACCGCTTTCTTCCAATCCCTCGGCATGTCCTTCGAATGGGCGTGGTTCGTCGCGACGATCGCGGGCATCCTGCTGATCGCGCTGCCGCTGATGCTGGCCGTCGCCATGATCATCTATGCCGATCGCAAGATCTGGGCGGCGATCGCGCTGCGGCGTGGTCCCAACGTCGTCGGCCCGCTCGGCCTGCTCCAGTCGTTCGCGGACGGCCTGAAGGTCTTCCTTCAGGAAACCATCATCCCGTCGAGCGCGAACAAGGGGCTGTTCCTGCTCGCGCCGATCATCACCTTCACCGTCGCGCTGATCGTGTGGGCGGTGATTCCGTTCCAGGCGGGCGTGGTGCTGTCGAACATCAATGTCGGCCTGCTCTACATCCTCGCGGCGTCGTCGCTGGGCGTGTATGGCGTGATCCTCGCCGGCTGGGCGTCGAACTCCAAATACCCCTTCTACTCGGCGATCCGCGCGGCGGCGCAGATGGTCAGTTATGAAGTGTCGATCGGTTTCGTGCTGATCGCGGTGGTGCTTTGGGCGGGGACGTTCAACCTGTCGGGCATCGTCAACGCGCAGCAGGGGCATGTGCTCGGCATCTTCAACGGGTTCGGCTTCAACCCGCTGCTGTTCCCGATGGCGGTGGTGTTCCTGATCTCCGCGCTCGCCGAAACCGCGCGCGCGCCGTTCGACCTGACCGAGGCGGAGAGCGAGCTGGTCGCGGGCTATCAGACCGAATATTCGTCGATGGCGTTCGCGCTCTACTGGCTCGGCGAATATGCCAACGTGATCCTGATGTGCACGCTCAACGCGGTGCTGTTCTGGGGCGGCTACCTGCCCCCGATCGACTGGGCGCCGCTCTATGCGGTGCCGGGCATCATCTGGCTGTTCATCAAGATCCTCGTCTTCTTCTTCATCTTCTCGTGGATCAAGGCGACCGTCCCGCGCTACCGCTACGACCAGCTGATGCGCCTGGGCTGGAAGATCTTCCTGCCGCTGTCGCTGTTCTTCGTGTTCGCGGTGTCGGGCTGGCTGATGATTCAGCGGGTGGGGCTGTGA
- a CDS encoding NADH-quinone oxidoreductase subunit D, translated as MADYLEEIAGRTDASDPSVGDTEIANYTINFGPQHPAAHGVLRLVMELDGEIIERIDPHVGLLHRGTEKLIEYKTYTQALPYMDRLDYCSPLAMEHSFVLAVEKLLDLEVPVRAQYLRVFFAELTRICNHMLNLGAHVMDVGAMTPNLWMFELREDCLNFFERMSGARMHHNYLRPGGVHQDVPLKLLTDIGDWLDTRLPQLFGDAISLVAENRIFKQRNVDIAIVSRDDAVKWGFSGPMIRAAGIPWDLRKSQPYDVYDRMDFEIPVGTRGDCYDRFMVRVEEVYQSARIMKQCLNEMPGGPIASLDRKVVPPKRAEMKQSMEALIHHFKLYTEGFHVPAGEVYVATESPKGEFGIYMVSDGSNKPYRCKIRPTAFSHLQAMDFMSRGHMLADTTAILGAMDIVFGECDR; from the coding sequence ATGGCTGACTATCTCGAAGAAATCGCCGGGCGCACCGATGCGAGCGATCCCAGCGTGGGCGACACCGAAATTGCCAACTATACGATCAACTTCGGCCCCCAACATCCCGCGGCGCACGGCGTGCTGCGCCTTGTCATGGAGCTGGACGGCGAGATCATCGAGCGGATCGACCCGCATGTCGGCCTGCTCCATCGCGGCACCGAAAAGCTGATCGAATACAAGACTTACACTCAGGCGCTTCCCTATATGGACCGCCTCGATTATTGCTCGCCGCTGGCGATGGAGCACAGCTTCGTGCTCGCGGTGGAGAAGCTGCTCGACCTGGAGGTTCCGGTGCGCGCGCAGTATCTGCGTGTGTTCTTCGCCGAGCTGACCCGCATCTGCAACCACATGCTCAACCTCGGCGCGCACGTCATGGACGTCGGCGCGATGACGCCGAACCTGTGGATGTTCGAGCTGCGCGAGGATTGCCTCAACTTTTTCGAGCGCATGTCCGGCGCGCGGATGCACCATAATTACCTGCGTCCCGGCGGCGTGCATCAGGATGTGCCGCTCAAGTTGCTGACCGATATCGGCGACTGGCTCGACACGCGCCTGCCGCAGCTGTTCGGCGACGCGATCAGCCTGGTCGCGGAAAACCGCATCTTCAAGCAGCGCAATGTCGACATCGCGATCGTCAGCCGCGACGACGCGGTGAAATGGGGCTTTTCCGGCCCGATGATCCGCGCCGCCGGCATCCCGTGGGACCTGCGCAAGTCGCAGCCCTATGACGTGTATGACCGCATGGATTTCGAAATCCCGGTCGGCACGCGCGGCGACTGCTATGACCGCTTTATGGTCCGCGTCGAGGAAGTCTATCAGTCCGCGCGCATCATGAAACAGTGCCTGAACGAGATGCCCGGCGGCCCGATCGCCTCGCTCGATCGCAAGGTGGTGCCGCCCAAGCGCGCCGAGATGAAGCAGTCGATGGAAGCGCTGATCCATCATTTCAAACTCTATACCGAGGGCTTCCACGTCCCCGCGGGCGAAGTCTATGTCGCGACCGAAAGCCCCAAGGGCGAGTTTGGCATCTACATGGTTAGCGACGGGTCGAACAAACCCTATCGCTGCAAGATCCGCCCGACCGCGTTCAGTCATCTCCAGGCAATGGACTTCATGTCGCGCGGGCACATGCTGGCGGACACGACGGCGATCCTTGGCGCGATGGATATCGTGTTCGGGGAGTGTGACCGGTGA
- the nuoF gene encoding NADH-quinone oxidoreductase subunit NuoF, with translation MLADKDRIFTNLYGYQPWNLDAAIARGAWDNTKALLDLGPDTIIEKIKASGLRGRGGAGFPTGMKWSFMPKNPTPERPSFLVINADESEPGSCKDREIIRHDPHLLLEGALVAGFAMRARAAYIYIRGEYIREAQTLFAAIEEAYAKGLLGKNACGSGYDFDVFCHRGAGAYICGEETAMIESLEGKKGQPRLKPPFPAGAGLYGCPTTVNNVESIAVAPTILRRSPEWFASFGRENNKGTKLFQISGHVEKPCVVEESMSIPFRELIEKHCGGIRGGWDNLLAVIPGGSSVPLVPAAEIMDAPMDFDGLKSLGSGLGTAAVIVMDKSTDIVGAISRISYFYKHESCGQCTPCREGTGWMWRVMERMRTGDADISEIDTLYNVTKQVEGHTICALGDAAAWPIQGLIKHFRPEMERRILEKQGGGLEPMQEAAE, from the coding sequence ATGCTCGCTGACAAGGACCGCATCTTCACCAACCTCTACGGCTATCAGCCATGGAACCTCGACGCTGCGATTGCGCGCGGCGCGTGGGACAACACCAAGGCGCTGCTCGACCTCGGCCCCGACACGATCATCGAGAAGATCAAGGCGTCGGGCCTGCGCGGGCGCGGCGGGGCGGGGTTCCCGACCGGCATGAAATGGTCGTTCATGCCCAAGAACCCGACACCCGAGCGGCCGAGCTTCCTGGTGATCAACGCCGACGAATCCGAGCCCGGATCGTGTAAGGACCGCGAGATCATCCGCCACGACCCGCATCTGTTGCTCGAAGGCGCGCTGGTCGCTGGCTTCGCGATGCGCGCACGGGCGGCGTACATCTACATTCGCGGCGAATATATCCGCGAGGCGCAGACGCTGTTCGCGGCGATCGAGGAGGCCTACGCCAAGGGCCTGCTGGGCAAGAATGCCTGCGGCTCGGGCTATGATTTCGACGTCTTCTGCCACCGCGGTGCCGGCGCGTACATCTGCGGCGAAGAGACCGCGATGATCGAGAGCCTGGAGGGCAAGAAGGGGCAGCCGCGGCTCAAGCCCCCCTTTCCGGCGGGTGCGGGCCTTTATGGCTGCCCGACCACGGTCAACAACGTCGAATCGATCGCGGTCGCGCCGACGATCCTGCGCCGCTCGCCCGAATGGTTCGCGAGCTTCGGCCGTGAGAACAACAAGGGCACCAAGCTCTTCCAGATCAGCGGCCATGTCGAAAAGCCGTGCGTGGTCGAGGAGAGCATGTCGATCCCGTTCCGCGAGCTGATCGAAAAGCACTGCGGCGGCATCCGCGGCGGCTGGGACAACCTCCTCGCGGTGATCCCCGGCGGCTCGTCTGTCCCCCTCGTCCCGGCGGCGGAGATCATGGACGCGCCGATGGATTTCGATGGGCTCAAGTCGCTCGGCTCGGGCCTCGGCACCGCTGCCGTGATCGTGATGGACAAGTCCACCGACATCGTCGGCGCGATCAGCCGCATCAGCTATTTCTACAAGCATGAAAGCTGCGGCCAGTGCACCCCGTGCCGCGAGGGCACCGGCTGGATGTGGCGCGTGATGGAGCGGATGCGCACCGGCGACGCGGACATCAGCGAGATCGACACGCTCTACAACGTCACCAAGCAGGTCGAAGGCCACACCATCTGCGCGCTCGGCGACGCAGCGGCCTGGCCGATTCAGGGCCTGATCAAGCATTTCCGCCCGGAGATGGAGCGACGCATCCTTGAGAAGCAAGGCGGCGGACTGGAACCGATGCAGGAAGCGGCCGAGTGA
- the nuoG gene encoding NADH-quinone oxidoreductase subunit NuoG, whose translation MPKLTVDGIEVEVPAGATVLQACEAAGKEIPRFCYHERLSIAGNCRMCLVEVKPGPPKPQASCALPAADNQEVRTDSAMVKAAREGVMEFLLINHPLDCPICDQGGECDLQDQSIAYGRGHSRYTENKRAVTEKYMGPIVKTVMTRCIQCTRCVRFAEEVAGVEEIGAIYRGENMQITSYLEQAVTSELSGNVVDLCPVGALTSKPYAFEARPWELKKTLAIDVMDAVGTNIRIDSRGRGVLRVLPRINEDVNEEWAHDKTRHHVDGLSFRRLDKPYVRKDGKLVESTWDEAFAAIAVAAKGAGDKVAAIHGDLLDCETIFAAKKLVQSFGSTLLEGRQTGMAYDTSSLSAVNFNTTIAGVETADVILLVGTNLRWEAPLVNTRVRKAIKKGAKVFAIGPETDLTYKTTWLGNDLGLLGKLPQAAADAFKDAKRPMVIVGGAALKNGHGAALALAKSLDLVREGWNGFNVLHMAASRMGGLMLGFASKGGIADIVAAEPKLTFFLGADEVDFATFANSFNVYIGHHGDKGAHAADVILPGASYAEKHGTYVNLEGRVQRSEKAVSAPGDAREDWTILRALSEVMGKTLPFDSFGELRAAMAAEVPALGSEGLASFDWNPPALDAKGEGEVAYPIADFYLTNAICRASPTMQRCSAELVHGKDFAEAAE comes from the coding sequence ATGCCGAAACTGACCGTTGACGGGATCGAAGTCGAAGTCCCCGCTGGCGCCACCGTCCTTCAGGCGTGTGAGGCGGCGGGCAAGGAGATTCCGCGTTTCTGCTATCACGAGCGGCTCAGCATCGCCGGCAATTGCCGCATGTGTCTGGTCGAGGTGAAGCCCGGGCCCCCCAAGCCTCAAGCGTCATGTGCGCTGCCCGCCGCCGACAATCAGGAGGTCCGCACCGACAGCGCGATGGTGAAGGCCGCGCGCGAAGGCGTGATGGAGTTCCTGCTGATCAACCACCCGCTCGACTGCCCGATCTGCGATCAGGGCGGCGAGTGCGACCTGCAGGACCAGTCGATCGCCTATGGTCGCGGGCACAGCCGCTACACCGAGAACAAGCGTGCGGTGACCGAGAAATATATGGGTCCCATCGTCAAGACGGTGATGACCCGCTGCATCCAGTGCACCCGTTGCGTCCGCTTCGCCGAAGAGGTTGCGGGCGTGGAGGAAATCGGCGCGATCTATCGCGGCGAGAATATGCAGATCACCAGCTATCTCGAACAGGCGGTGACGTCCGAACTGTCGGGCAATGTCGTCGACCTGTGCCCGGTCGGCGCGCTGACCTCGAAGCCCTATGCGTTCGAGGCGCGTCCGTGGGAGCTCAAGAAGACGCTCGCGATCGACGTGATGGACGCGGTCGGCACCAACATCCGCATCGACAGCCGCGGGCGCGGCGTGCTGCGCGTGCTGCCGCGCATCAACGAAGACGTGAACGAGGAATGGGCGCACGACAAGACGCGCCACCATGTCGACGGCCTCAGCTTCCGTCGGCTCGACAAGCCTTATGTCCGCAAGGACGGCAAGCTGGTCGAATCGACCTGGGACGAGGCGTTCGCCGCCATCGCCGTCGCGGCCAAGGGCGCAGGGGACAAGGTCGCCGCGATCCATGGCGACCTGCTCGATTGCGAGACGATCTTTGCCGCCAAGAAGCTGGTCCAGTCGTTCGGCTCGACCCTGCTCGAAGGGCGCCAGACCGGCATGGCGTATGACACGTCGTCGCTGTCGGCGGTGAATTTCAACACCACCATCGCGGGCGTCGAGACGGCGGACGTGATCCTGCTCGTCGGCACGAACCTGCGCTGGGAAGCGCCGCTGGTGAACACCCGCGTGCGCAAGGCGATCAAGAAGGGCGCCAAGGTCTTCGCGATCGGGCCGGAAACCGACCTGACCTACAAGACCACCTGGCTCGGCAACGACCTCGGCCTGCTCGGCAAGCTGCCGCAGGCGGCGGCGGATGCGTTCAAGGATGCCAAGCGCCCGATGGTCATCGTCGGCGGTGCGGCGCTCAAGAACGGGCATGGCGCGGCACTGGCGCTGGCCAAGTCGCTCGATCTGGTGCGTGAGGGCTGGAACGGCTTCAACGTGCTGCACATGGCGGCGAGCCGCATGGGCGGGCTGATGCTGGGCTTTGCGTCGAAGGGCGGCATTGCCGACATCGTTGCGGCAGAGCCGAAGCTGACCTTCTTCCTCGGTGCGGACGAAGTGGATTTCGCCACCTTCGCCAACAGCTTCAACGTCTATATCGGCCATCATGGCGATAAGGGTGCGCATGCGGCGGACGTGATCCTGCCAGGCGCGAGCTACGCCGAAAAGCATGGCACCTATGTCAATCTGGAAGGCCGGGTCCAGCGCAGCGAGAAGGCAGTTTCGGCCCCCGGCGACGCGCGTGAGGACTGGACGATCCTGCGCGCGCTGTCCGAAGTGATGGGCAAGACGCTCCCGTTCGACAGCTTTGGTGAACTGCGCGCGGCGATGGCCGCCGAAGTGCCGGCGCTGGGTAGCGAAGGGCTCGCCAGCTTCGACTGGAACCCGCCCGCGCTGGACGCCAAGGGGGAAGGGGAGGTCGCGTATCCGATCGCCGACTTCTACCTCACCAACGCCATCTGCCGCGCATCGCCGACGATGCAGCGCTGCTCGGCGGAACTGGTCCACGGCAAGGATTTCGCGGAGGCAGCGGAATGA
- the nuoL gene encoding NADH-quinone oxidoreductase subunit L → MSSIHFIVFLPLLAAIVAGFSNRAFGIAFPKIATTGALLIAAALSWPVFIGFMTGASEPQVIQVLTWMRSGDLDVSWALRVDSLTAVMLVVVTSVSALVHLYSWGYMDEDPDQPRFFAYLSLFTFAMLMLVTADNLLQMFFGWEGVGLASYLLIGFWFKKPSANAAAIKAFVVNRVGDLGFMLGIFGVFLVFGTISIPDILEAAPGYAGSTIGFLGYRVDTLTVLCLLLFVGAMGKSAQLGLHTWLPDAMEGPTPVSALIHAATMVTAGVFMVCRLSPLFEQAPIALGFVTFVGAATCLFAATVGTTQTDIKRVIAYSTCSQLGYMFFAAGVGMYGAAMFHLFTHAFFKALLFLGAGSVIHAMHHEQDMRYYGGLRKHIPVTFWTMMAGTLAITGVGVYWFHAGFAGFHSKDAILEAAYAAGGGGVAAFWTGVFAALLTSFYSWRLMFLTFWGKPRWTQSEHIQHALHDSHGHDAHHHDDAHGHAVADADNPPAQEDAGHEPHTHGASAHEVQDGTGGYRPHESPLPMMIPLIVLSIGAVFAGFAFNHYFIQPEAGEIFWKGAVAFDEHLAHAMHDVPDWVKLSATIVMLLGLFGAFVAYIWKPTIPARFTATFGLLYKFLLNKWYFDELYNVLFVKPAFWFGRLFWKRGDEGLIDRFGPNGSAAAVKFGSVLSGRLQSGYVYSYAFVMLIGLTAAVTWVITR, encoded by the coding sequence ATGTCTTCGATCCATTTCATCGTTTTCCTGCCGCTGCTGGCAGCGATCGTCGCGGGCTTTTCCAACCGCGCGTTCGGGATCGCTTTCCCGAAGATCGCCACCACCGGGGCGCTGCTGATCGCTGCTGCGCTAAGCTGGCCGGTCTTCATCGGCTTTATGACCGGTGCCAGCGAGCCGCAGGTGATTCAGGTGCTGACATGGATGCGCTCGGGCGACCTTGACGTCAGCTGGGCGCTGCGTGTCGACAGCCTGACTGCCGTGATGCTCGTCGTGGTCACCAGCGTTTCGGCGCTCGTCCACCTCTATAGCTGGGGCTATATGGACGAGGATCCGGACCAGCCGCGCTTCTTCGCGTATCTCTCGCTCTTCACCTTCGCCATGCTGATGCTGGTGACCGCCGACAATCTGCTTCAGATGTTCTTCGGCTGGGAAGGCGTGGGCCTGGCGTCCTATCTGCTCATCGGTTTCTGGTTCAAGAAGCCGTCAGCCAACGCCGCCGCGATCAAGGCGTTTGTGGTCAACCGCGTCGGCGATCTCGGCTTTATGCTCGGCATTTTCGGCGTGTTCCTGGTGTTCGGGACGATCTCGATCCCCGACATCCTCGAAGCCGCGCCCGGCTATGCGGGCAGCACGATCGGCTTCCTCGGCTATCGCGTCGACACGCTGACAGTGCTGTGCCTGCTGCTGTTCGTTGGCGCGATGGGCAAGTCGGCGCAGCTCGGCCTGCACACCTGGTTGCCGGACGCGATGGAGGGTCCGACCCCGGTGTCGGCGCTGATCCATGCGGCGACGATGGTCACCGCGGGCGTGTTCATGGTGTGCCGCCTGTCGCCGCTGTTCGAGCAGGCACCGATCGCGCTCGGTTTTGTCACTTTTGTCGGCGCCGCGACCTGCCTGTTCGCGGCGACCGTTGGAACGACGCAGACCGACATCAAGCGCGTCATCGCCTATTCGACCTGTTCGCAGCTCGGCTATATGTTCTTCGCTGCGGGCGTCGGCATGTACGGCGCGGCGATGTTCCACCTGTTCACCCACGCCTTCTTCAAGGCCCTGCTGTTCCTGGGCGCGGGTTCGGTGATCCACGCGATGCACCATGAGCAGGACATGCGCTATTATGGCGGCCTGCGGAAGCACATCCCGGTCACTTTCTGGACGATGATGGCGGGCACGCTCGCAATCACCGGCGTCGGCGTCTACTGGTTCCATGCCGGGTTTGCGGGCTTCCACTCGAAGGACGCGATTCTTGAGGCGGCCTATGCCGCTGGCGGTGGAGGCGTTGCGGCCTTCTGGACCGGCGTGTTCGCCGCGCTGCTGACCAGCTTCTACTCGTGGCGGCTGATGTTCCTGACCTTCTGGGGCAAGCCGCGTTGGACCCAGTCGGAACATATTCAGCACGCTTTGCACGATTCACATGGCCACGACGCGCATCATCACGACGATGCGCACGGCCATGCGGTCGCGGATGCTGATAACCCGCCTGCGCAGGAAGATGCGGGCCACGAACCGCACACCCATGGCGCGAGCGCGCATGAAGTGCAGGACGGCACCGGCGGCTATCGTCCGCACGAAAGCCCGCTGCCGATGATGATCCCGCTGATCGTCCTGTCGATCGGCGCGGTGTTCGCGGGCTTCGCGTTCAACCACTATTTCATCCAGCCCGAAGCGGGAGAAATCTTCTGGAAGGGCGCGGTCGCGTTCGACGAGCATCTCGCCCATGCGATGCACGACGTGCCGGATTGGGTGAAACTGTCGGCGACCATCGTCATGCTGCTCGGTCTGTTCGGCGCCTTTGTCGCCTACATCTGGAAGCCGACCATCCCCGCGCGCTTCACCGCGACCTTCGGGCTGCTCTACAAGTTCCTGCTGAACAAATGGTATTTCGACGAGCTGTACAATGTGCTGTTCGTGAAGCCCGCTTTCTGGTTCGGCCGCCTGTTCTGGAAGCGGGGTGACGAGGGGCTGATCGACCGGTTCGGCCCGAACGGCTCCGCCGCGGCGGTGAAATTCGGCAGCGTCCTCTCGGGCAGGCTCCAGTCGGGATATGTCTATAGCTATGCGTTCGTCATGCTGATCGGCCTGACCGCAGCCGTTACCTGGGTGATCACGCGATGA
- a CDS encoding NADH-quinone oxidoreductase subunit J, with product MIQAIAFYLFAGVVILSAAMTITARNPVHSVLWLILAFFNAAGLMVLAGAEFIAMLLVIVYVGAVAVLFLFVVMMLDIDFAELRAGFVRYALFGLAIAIALAAEIVIGVAAWSAGKIDLANRIAPTDTALGQVPNVEAIGLLLYSRYLYLFEAAGFILLVAMVGAIVLTHRKRGGVQNQNVWRQINRRQKDAIRNVNQPVGQGVEL from the coding sequence ATGATCCAGGCAATCGCCTTCTATCTCTTCGCCGGGGTGGTGATCCTCTCCGCCGCGATGACGATTACCGCCCGCAATCCCGTTCATTCGGTGCTGTGGCTGATCCTCGCCTTCTTCAACGCCGCCGGCCTGATGGTGCTGGCGGGGGCGGAGTTCATCGCGATGCTGCTGGTCATCGTCTATGTCGGCGCGGTCGCGGTGCTGTTCCTGTTCGTCGTGATGATGCTCGACATCGACTTTGCCGAGCTGCGCGCCGGGTTCGTGCGCTATGCGCTGTTCGGCCTAGCCATCGCGATCGCGCTTGCGGCGGAGATCGTCATCGGCGTCGCCGCCTGGAGCGCAGGCAAGATCGACCTTGCCAACCGCATCGCTCCGACCGACACCGCGCTGGGCCAGGTCCCCAATGTCGAGGCGATCGGGCTGCTGCTCTACAGCCGCTATCTCTATCTGTTCGAGGCGGCGGGCTTCATCCTGCTCGTCGCCATGGTCGGCGCGATCGTGCTGACCCACCGCAAGCGCGGCGGCGTCCAGAACCAGAATGTCTGGCGCCAGATCAACCGGCGTCAGAAGGACGCCATCCGCAACGTCAATCAGCCCGTCGGGCAGGGGGTGGAGCTGTGA